A single genomic interval of Cellvibrio sp. PSBB023 harbors:
- a CDS encoding exo 1,3/1,4-beta-D-glucan glucohydrolase, whose translation MSNFYKPLTAVACSLAVLVALSGCEKPSHETSAAASNVEAQLSPEKSLWPRIESAVKKDPAIEAKITELLSQLSLEQKVGQLIQPELRHVTPQDVTQYSVGAVLNGGGSFPDENKHATVEDWLALADAFYTASMSTEGGRIAIPVMWGTDAVHGHNNIIGATLFPHNIGLGAARNPELIQQIGAATAAEIAVTGIDWSFAPTLAVVRDDRWGRTYESYSEDPAVVRAYGGVMVKGLQGAAGDGFLSERHVVATAKHFLADGGTLGGVDRGNAAISEEELVRIHNAGYETALAAGAQTVMASFNSWQDVKLHGHKYLLTDQLKHTMGFDGFVVGDWNGHAFVSGCTPVSCAEAINAGLDIFMAPDANWKELYHNTLAQVKSGEISMARLDDAVARILRVKLRAGLFEKGVPSSRELAGKREVIGAPEHRAIARQAVRESIVLLKNNQQVLPVKPSAKILVAGDGADDIGKQSGGWSITWQGTGNTNADFPGGSSIYKGIADAVTAAGGSVALSVDGSYQQKPDVAFVVFGEDPYAEMQGDVNQLAYKDSTNLALLKKLKADGIKVVSLFITGRPLWTNEFINASDAFAVVWLPGSEGVGVADVVLAKADGSVNIDLKGTLPFSWPSSPTQTPLNVGDADYQPQFPYGFGLRYGDKTETALLDETAGQLAASATPDSLPIFNQRVMNPWQLVLLDHLNNMAPVTTSSGTLGAVTVSSLDYKVQEDARRLQWDGSANASVSFVATERNDLSAYAGGALVFDVKVDSKPSADVRLGMFCGSDCGGDIALTPSLNAAAPGEWTSITIALECFAQKRVKLDMVLTPFTLSTSGTLDMSLYNLRIDKNAKAPACPE comes from the coding sequence ATGTCCAATTTCTATAAACCGCTGACGGCGGTTGCTTGCAGCCTTGCGGTTCTGGTCGCTTTGAGTGGTTGTGAAAAGCCTTCACATGAAACGAGTGCGGCTGCAAGCAATGTTGAGGCGCAGTTGTCTCCTGAGAAATCCCTGTGGCCGCGCATTGAGAGCGCAGTGAAAAAAGACCCGGCAATCGAAGCAAAAATTACCGAATTATTGAGTCAGTTGTCGCTGGAACAGAAAGTGGGACAGTTGATTCAGCCCGAATTGCGCCATGTGACCCCACAGGATGTCACGCAATATTCCGTTGGCGCTGTGTTAAATGGCGGCGGTTCTTTTCCTGATGAAAATAAGCACGCGACGGTGGAGGATTGGTTGGCCTTGGCGGATGCATTTTATACGGCATCCATGAGCACTGAAGGTGGGCGTATTGCTATCCCTGTGATGTGGGGAACCGATGCGGTTCATGGTCACAACAACATTATTGGTGCGACGCTGTTCCCGCACAATATTGGTTTGGGGGCTGCGCGTAACCCGGAATTGATTCAGCAAATCGGTGCCGCTACCGCTGCTGAAATTGCGGTGACAGGGATTGATTGGAGTTTTGCGCCGACGCTTGCTGTGGTGCGCGATGACCGTTGGGGGCGCACTTATGAATCCTATTCTGAAGATCCGGCTGTCGTCAGAGCCTATGGCGGTGTGATGGTAAAAGGTTTGCAGGGCGCCGCAGGCGATGGCTTTTTGAGTGAGCGCCATGTGGTTGCAACGGCAAAACACTTTTTAGCCGATGGCGGCACCTTGGGTGGTGTGGATCGCGGTAACGCAGCGATCAGCGAAGAAGAGTTGGTGCGTATCCACAATGCAGGTTATGAAACGGCACTGGCAGCAGGCGCGCAAACGGTGATGGCGTCGTTCAATAGTTGGCAGGATGTGAAATTGCACGGACACAAATATCTGCTGACCGATCAGCTCAAACACACTATGGGGTTTGATGGTTTTGTGGTTGGCGATTGGAATGGTCACGCGTTTGTCTCTGGTTGCACGCCGGTAAGTTGTGCGGAGGCGATCAATGCCGGGCTGGATATTTTTATGGCGCCCGATGCCAACTGGAAGGAGTTGTATCACAACACCCTGGCGCAAGTGAAAAGCGGCGAAATTTCCATGGCGCGATTGGACGACGCCGTTGCGCGTATTCTGCGTGTGAAGTTGCGTGCGGGTTTGTTTGAAAAAGGTGTGCCATCCAGCCGTGAATTGGCCGGCAAGCGCGAAGTGATAGGTGCGCCTGAGCATCGCGCTATTGCCCGTCAGGCGGTGCGTGAATCCATCGTGTTACTGAAAAATAATCAGCAAGTATTGCCGGTTAAGCCCAGCGCTAAGATTTTGGTGGCGGGCGATGGTGCCGACGATATTGGCAAACAATCCGGTGGCTGGAGTATTACCTGGCAGGGCACAGGCAATACCAACGCGGACTTCCCCGGTGGCTCTTCTATCTATAAAGGTATTGCTGATGCAGTGACCGCCGCGGGTGGCTCGGTTGCGCTGAGTGTGGATGGTTCCTATCAGCAAAAACCCGACGTAGCATTTGTGGTATTCGGTGAAGACCCTTACGCGGAAATGCAGGGCGATGTGAATCAACTGGCTTACAAAGACTCAACCAATCTGGCGCTGCTGAAAAAATTAAAAGCCGATGGCATCAAGGTGGTTTCGCTGTTTATCACCGGTCGTCCGCTGTGGACGAATGAGTTTATCAATGCCTCCGATGCCTTTGCCGTGGTGTGGCTTCCGGGTTCTGAAGGCGTGGGCGTGGCCGATGTGGTACTCGCAAAAGCCGATGGCTCGGTGAACATTGACCTGAAAGGCACCTTGCCCTTCTCCTGGCCATCGTCCCCAACCCAAACTCCACTCAACGTTGGCGATGCGGATTATCAGCCTCAATTCCCCTATGGTTTTGGCCTGCGCTATGGCGATAAAACCGAAACCGCACTGCTGGATGAAACCGCTGGTCAACTTGCCGCGAGCGCCACACCCGACAGTCTGCCCATTTTCAATCAGCGGGTTATGAATCCCTGGCAATTGGTGTTGTTGGATCACCTCAACAACATGGCTCCGGTGACTACCAGTAGCGGCACCTTGGGCGCTGTGACGGTTTCCTCTCTTGACTACAAGGTGCAGGAAGATGCGCGCCGCTTGCAGTGGGACGGTTCAGCCAATGCCAGTGTGAGTTTTGTAGCTACCGAGCGCAACGACCTGAGTGCCTATGCCGGTGGAGCCTTGGTATTCGATGTGAAAGTGGATAGCAAACCCAGCGCCGATGTTCGCCTCGGCATGTTCTGCGGCAGTGATTGTGGCGGTGATATTGCGCTGACCCCATCCCTGAACGCGGCAGCACCGGGTGAGTGGACGTCCATCACCATCGCCCTTGAGTGCTTTGCGCAAAAACGCGTGAAGCTGGACATGGTACTGACTCCTTTCACGCTGAGCACCAGCGGCACATTGGATATGAGTCTGTACAACCTGCGCATCGATAAAAATGCCAAAGCACCCGCGTGCCCCGAATAA
- a CDS encoding tryptophan halogenase family protein, whose protein sequence is MKANAIHKVVIVGGGTAGWMTAAALSKILGKTLDISLVESDEISTVGVGEATVPPLINFHGLLGIKEQEFMSACQGTIKLGISFEHWKEQDDKYIHAFGKTGKDHWAAGFWHCWLKGLRNGIGDGYGDYCVEHLAARAGKFAILPRSRDGHNYQVNYAYHFDAALYAKFLRKIAENSGVKRAEGKITHVTTNADTGFIESVSLASGQLIEGDLFIDCSGFAALLIEQTLHTGYEDWSHWLPCDRAVAVQTTLVGPPVPYTRAIARDFGWQWRIPLQHREGSGLVYCSRYLSDDDAKKTLLQNVDGDPFFEPRVIKFRSGQRLKHWNKNCVALGLASGFIEPLESTSIHLVQQGILRLVSLFPSGGIQQFDIDEFNAQTKIETNNVRDFIILHYNTTQRTDTPFWRYCRNMTVPDSLKHKLELFRESGKIFKVPGELFGENNWVQVLLGQGIMPKQYHQIVDMMSDEELAAFLYGIKMSAQNLVKQLPSHSDFLESYCKASNM, encoded by the coding sequence ATGAAAGCCAATGCAATACATAAGGTTGTTATTGTCGGCGGTGGTACTGCTGGTTGGATGACTGCAGCTGCCCTATCAAAAATCCTCGGTAAGACTCTGGATATCTCACTCGTTGAATCTGATGAAATTAGCACTGTCGGAGTGGGTGAAGCAACCGTGCCGCCACTTATCAATTTTCACGGTTTGTTAGGTATAAAAGAGCAGGAATTTATGTCGGCCTGTCAGGGCACGATTAAATTGGGAATCTCTTTTGAGCATTGGAAAGAGCAGGATGATAAATACATCCACGCTTTTGGTAAAACGGGTAAGGATCATTGGGCCGCTGGTTTTTGGCATTGCTGGCTTAAAGGCTTACGCAATGGCATAGGTGATGGTTATGGTGATTATTGTGTTGAGCATTTAGCCGCAAGAGCCGGTAAATTTGCCATATTGCCCAGATCAAGGGATGGTCACAATTACCAAGTCAATTATGCGTACCATTTTGATGCTGCGTTATATGCAAAGTTTTTACGAAAGATTGCTGAAAATAGTGGCGTCAAACGCGCTGAAGGCAAGATAACCCATGTGACGACTAATGCGGATACAGGATTTATCGAGTCGGTTAGCCTTGCATCCGGGCAGCTTATCGAGGGCGATTTATTTATTGATTGTTCTGGTTTTGCAGCTTTATTAATTGAGCAAACTTTACATACAGGTTATGAGGATTGGTCGCATTGGCTTCCTTGCGACAGGGCCGTTGCAGTTCAGACCACACTGGTTGGGCCGCCGGTTCCCTACACCCGTGCAATTGCACGGGATTTTGGTTGGCAATGGCGTATCCCCTTGCAGCATCGGGAAGGATCAGGGTTGGTATATTGCAGTCGTTATTTAAGTGATGATGATGCAAAGAAAACATTATTACAAAATGTGGATGGCGATCCATTCTTTGAGCCGAGAGTCATCAAATTCCGTTCGGGCCAGCGCTTAAAACACTGGAATAAAAATTGTGTTGCATTGGGGCTTGCCAGTGGTTTTATTGAACCTCTTGAATCAACCAGTATCCATCTTGTCCAGCAAGGTATTTTACGTTTAGTGAGCTTGTTCCCCTCTGGTGGAATTCAGCAATTTGATATTGATGAATTCAATGCGCAAACCAAAATTGAAACTAACAATGTCAGGGATTTTATTATTCTGCACTACAACACAACACAAAGAACGGACACACCTTTTTGGCGCTATTGCCGCAATATGACCGTGCCGGACTCTCTTAAACACAAGCTGGAACTGTTCAGAGAGTCAGGGAAAATTTTTAAGGTTCCCGGAGAGCTTTTTGGAGAAAATAACTGGGTTCAGGTCTTGTTGGGGCAAGGCATTATGCCGAAACAGTACCATCAAATTGTTGACATGATGAGTGATGAAGAGCTTGCAGCATTTTTATATGGTATAAAAATGTCTGCTCAGAACCTGGTTAAGCAGTTGCCGAGCCACAGCGATTTTCTTGAGAGCTATTGCAAAGCCAGTAATATGTAA
- a CDS encoding SapC family protein, translated as MSNHVLLNNIAHKNVRVIIDRSEKYGDNVMFAATFPLEFRNIQSYYPIFFHKNNKTGSFYPIALLGFKEKENLFLTDRGWDARYIPLTIERHPFLIGFQQFQEEGVAKKQMVIHIDMDNPRVNETEGELLFMPHGGNTSYLERVASVLEAIHYGYEHSEGFINMLLEFDLLESFSLDIQLNDGSNNQLQGFYTINEDKLGALKGDVLERLHNQGYLQAIYMVVASHSNIRTLIDEKNKRLQSIDK; from the coding sequence ATGAGTAACCATGTCTTGTTAAATAATATTGCCCATAAAAATGTGCGGGTAATAATCGATAGATCGGAAAAGTATGGCGATAATGTTATGTTTGCTGCAACTTTTCCGCTTGAGTTTAGAAATATTCAATCTTATTACCCCATTTTCTTTCATAAAAACAATAAAACAGGAAGCTTTTATCCAATTGCCCTTTTGGGTTTTAAAGAAAAAGAAAACCTTTTTTTGACTGATAGAGGTTGGGATGCACGCTATATCCCTCTCACCATCGAGCGTCATCCTTTCCTTATTGGCTTCCAGCAATTTCAGGAAGAAGGTGTTGCAAAAAAGCAAATGGTTATTCATATCGACATGGATAACCCTCGCGTCAATGAAACTGAGGGTGAGTTGCTATTTATGCCACATGGTGGAAATACCAGCTATCTGGAGCGTGTCGCCTCTGTGTTGGAGGCCATTCATTATGGTTATGAACATAGTGAAGGTTTTATCAATATGCTGCTGGAGTTTGATTTGTTGGAATCTTTTTCACTGGATATTCAGTTGAACGACGGATCCAATAATCAACTGCAAGGCTTCTATACAATCAATGAAGATAAGCTTGGTGCACTGAAGGGGGATGTGCTGGAAAGGCTGCATAACCAGGGTTATTTGCAAGCGATTTATATGGTGGTTGCCTCGCACTCTAACATTCGTACATTAATTGATGAAAAAAATAAGAGATTGCAATCGATAGATAAGTGA
- a CDS encoding TonB-dependent receptor — translation MSKTLTTNQSVSFKKKLVATAVASAMMGVSGFAFAQEGVMEEVVVTGIKGSLQRSMDIKREAQGVVDAISAEDIGKFPDTNLAESLQRITGVSIDRANGEGARVTVRGFGPDYNLVTLNGRQMPASGIEDTTAAASRSFDFSNIASEGISGVEVYKTGRASVTSGGIGATINVLTSRPFDNPGLKASFGVKGVMDQSTDKGEDITPELSGIYSNTFADDTFGVSLSASYQERESGSKTASTGAGWYSSPGNALYDGDWGQAGAAWGAIPTNANQVNRPTSADEIYSIPQQLKYDFNEVQRTRTNGQLALQYRPVETVTTTLDYTYSKQDFSQQYNDLSAWFGWNNNFTGISTVWTDGPIASPLMYAEENVASDYAMGAGAYSRINENKSLGLNVEWAATDRLTLEFDAHQSEAESRPDGKNGSHNVIGTTAAVRGKSSAFFTDKFPVLQIALSNGETSVNPEDIRISGSSFRNSYTLSEIDQYQLKGTLELDNDFTINLGVASTTVENTGRFANVQRDTWGGVGQAGDFDSSYWHSSGVASEFDLPGSNDPRTVNQTYLFNFEDVRKRAQQLYGADAGSTAPGDCGDWFCPSTDYKNGTDRFTKEESESAYIQFNKSVDIAGRALNTVLGFRYESTEVTSTSAANTFDIVKWVSDNEISLQSSVDREYVSDTGKYSHMLPSLDVSFEVVDDVILRASASETIARPGYNDIQAGASLGGQAGFNGGNGSRGDAGLLPYESTNYDLSAEWYYNDASYLSVGYFKKDVQNFIGTRQIRENFYGLRNPTSGPRYRAAVAALGSGASVSDIRAWIIQQGGPGVDGTNILALPEDDLLEFNVTVKSNEKEASIDGWEFAVQHVFGESGFGAIANYTMVDGDIAYDNLSLDEQFALLGLSDTANLVGFYDKDGLQIRIAYNWRDTFLAGTGHGTGNPNPVYVEDYGQVDINVSYDINDNLTVFAEGINVTDEYTRSHARTKLQLMNMTQLGPRYNIGVRYSF, via the coding sequence ATGAGTAAAACACTAACGACGAATCAATCGGTCAGTTTTAAGAAAAAGTTGGTTGCTACGGCCGTTGCATCGGCAATGATGGGTGTCAGCGGATTCGCCTTCGCACAAGAAGGTGTGATGGAAGAAGTGGTTGTTACCGGCATTAAGGGCAGCTTGCAGCGTTCGATGGATATCAAGCGTGAAGCGCAAGGTGTTGTTGATGCCATCTCCGCAGAAGACATAGGTAAGTTCCCCGATACCAACTTGGCAGAATCCCTGCAGCGTATTACAGGTGTATCTATCGATCGCGCCAACGGTGAAGGTGCCCGTGTAACAGTGCGTGGTTTTGGCCCGGACTACAACCTGGTGACCCTGAATGGTCGTCAAATGCCGGCATCCGGCATTGAGGATACGACTGCAGCTGCTTCGCGCTCTTTTGATTTCTCTAACATCGCCTCTGAAGGTATCAGCGGAGTAGAAGTCTACAAAACCGGTCGTGCCAGCGTTACCAGTGGCGGTATTGGTGCGACTATTAACGTGTTGACCAGTCGTCCTTTTGACAATCCGGGCCTGAAAGCCAGTTTTGGTGTAAAAGGTGTAATGGATCAATCTACTGACAAGGGCGAAGACATTACGCCTGAATTGTCGGGTATTTACTCCAATACCTTTGCCGATGACACCTTTGGTGTGTCTTTGTCTGCCTCTTATCAAGAGCGTGAAAGTGGTAGTAAAACCGCAAGCACAGGTGCGGGTTGGTATTCCAGCCCCGGCAATGCTCTTTATGACGGTGACTGGGGTCAAGCTGGCGCTGCATGGGGTGCCATCCCAACTAATGCCAACCAAGTCAATAGACCTACCAGTGCAGATGAAATTTATTCTATTCCGCAGCAGTTGAAATACGATTTCAACGAAGTGCAACGTACCCGTACCAATGGTCAGTTGGCTCTACAATATCGCCCTGTTGAAACGGTAACCACCACATTGGATTACACCTATTCAAAGCAGGACTTCTCCCAGCAGTACAACGACTTGTCAGCATGGTTTGGCTGGAATAACAACTTTACCGGTATTAGTACTGTATGGACTGACGGCCCTATAGCATCGCCGCTTATGTATGCGGAAGAAAATGTGGCTAGTGACTATGCAATGGGAGCTGGTGCTTATTCCCGCATTAATGAAAATAAATCCCTTGGTTTAAATGTTGAGTGGGCGGCTACTGACCGTTTGACCTTGGAGTTTGATGCACACCAGTCTGAAGCTGAGTCCCGTCCTGATGGCAAGAATGGCAGCCACAACGTCATAGGCACCACTGCTGCTGTTCGCGGTAAGTCGTCAGCTTTTTTTACTGACAAGTTCCCTGTTCTTCAAATTGCGCTGTCAAATGGTGAAACCTCTGTTAACCCTGAAGATATTCGTATTTCTGGAAGCTCATTCCGCAATAGCTATACCCTGTCAGAAATCGATCAGTATCAATTAAAAGGTACATTGGAACTTGATAATGACTTCACTATCAATCTGGGCGTTGCCTCTACCACGGTGGAGAATACGGGTCGGTTTGCCAATGTCCAACGTGATACGTGGGGCGGTGTAGGGCAGGCAGGTGATTTTGACAGCAGTTACTGGCATTCATCGGGCGTAGCAAGCGAATTTGATTTGCCCGGTAGTAATGATCCGCGCACTGTCAACCAAACTTACTTGTTCAATTTTGAAGATGTGAGAAAGCGTGCGCAGCAGTTGTACGGTGCTGATGCGGGCTCGACTGCTCCTGGCGATTGTGGCGATTGGTTCTGCCCATCTACCGATTATAAAAATGGTACTGACCGTTTCACCAAAGAAGAAAGTGAAAGCGCCTATATACAGTTTAACAAGAGCGTAGATATCGCCGGTCGTGCGTTGAATACAGTTCTTGGTTTTCGTTATGAGTCCACTGAAGTCACTTCAACATCGGCAGCAAATACATTTGATATCGTTAAGTGGGTTTCCGACAACGAGATTTCTCTGCAATCCTCTGTTGATCGCGAGTATGTGAGTGATACAGGCAAATACTCTCATATGTTGCCGAGCTTGGATGTTAGCTTTGAAGTAGTGGATGATGTAATTTTGCGTGCATCTGCGAGTGAGACTATTGCTCGTCCAGGCTACAACGATATTCAAGCTGGTGCCAGTTTAGGCGGTCAGGCTGGCTTTAATGGCGGTAATGGTAGCCGAGGCGATGCAGGTCTGCTGCCTTATGAGTCTACCAACTACGACCTGTCTGCCGAGTGGTATTACAATGATGCCAGCTACTTGTCTGTTGGTTACTTTAAAAAGGATGTACAGAACTTCATTGGTACTCGTCAAATCCGCGAAAATTTCTACGGTTTGCGCAATCCGACATCGGGTCCTCGCTACAGAGCAGCAGTGGCAGCTTTGGGTAGTGGTGCTAGCGTGAGCGACATCCGCGCCTGGATTATTCAACAAGGTGGTCCAGGTGTTGATGGAACTAACATTCTCGCCTTACCAGAAGATGATTTGTTGGAATTTAACGTAACCGTTAAATCAAACGAGAAAGAAGCATCAATTGATGGTTGGGAATTTGCGGTTCAGCATGTGTTTGGTGAGAGTGGTTTTGGTGCAATTGCTAACTACACTATGGTGGATGGTGATATCGCCTATGACAACCTGAGTTTGGATGAGCAATTCGCCCTTCTCGGTCTCAGTGATACCGCTAACTTGGTTGGTTTCTACGACAAAGATGGTCTGCAGATTCGTATCGCCTATAACTGGCGCGATACATTCCTGGCTGGCACCGGACATGGTACTGGAAATCCTAACCCTGTTTATGTTGAAGACTACGGTCAGGTTGATATTAACGTAAGTTATGATATTAACGATAACTTGACAGTTTTTGCTGAAGGTATAAATGTGACGGATGAATATACACGTTCGCACGCTCGTACCAAACTGCAGCTTATGAACATGACCCAGTTAGGTCCGCGTTACAATATTGGTGTTCGTTATAGCTTCTAA
- a CDS encoding phosphoglycerate kinase has product MTVKLMKDQDLAGKRVLIRQDLNVPLEDGRITSAVRIDASIPTIQAALAAGAKVMVMSHLGRPDEGVYDEAASLAPVAKYLSEKLGRAVPLVKDWVDGFSDQGDLVLLENVRFNVGEGKNTDELSKKMAALCDVFVMDAFGTAHRAQASTHGVAKFAPIACAGPLLAAELEALAKVLDKPARPLVAIVGGSKVSTKLSVLDALSKIADILVVGGGISNTFVAAAGNEVGNSLYEKDLIPEAQRLCKTTEVVYATDVRVTKEGFKEWNHNSVAVAKKANEIEADEEIIDYGPETAARVAEIIKNAKTVLWNGPCGVFEFDAFAQGTETISRAIAESDAFSVAGGGDTLAAIDKWHLADKISYVSTGGGAFLEFVEGKVLPAVAILEERAKG; this is encoded by the coding sequence ATGACTGTTAAATTGATGAAAGATCAGGATCTCGCTGGCAAACGTGTATTGATTCGTCAGGATCTGAACGTGCCACTGGAAGATGGACGCATTACCAGCGCCGTGCGTATTGATGCTTCTATCCCTACTATTCAAGCAGCACTGGCGGCTGGCGCTAAAGTCATGGTGATGTCGCACCTTGGTCGCCCGGATGAAGGTGTGTATGACGAGGCCGCCTCGCTGGCGCCTGTAGCCAAATACCTGAGCGAAAAGCTCGGCCGCGCTGTGCCACTGGTAAAAGATTGGGTGGATGGCTTTTCTGACCAAGGCGATTTGGTGTTGTTGGAAAACGTACGCTTCAATGTGGGCGAAGGCAAAAATACCGACGAACTGTCCAAAAAAATGGCGGCCCTGTGCGATGTATTCGTGATGGATGCATTCGGCACCGCGCACCGCGCGCAAGCCTCAACCCACGGCGTAGCCAAGTTTGCCCCTATCGCCTGTGCTGGCCCCTTGCTGGCTGCTGAATTGGAGGCACTGGCAAAAGTATTGGATAAGCCTGCGCGCCCATTAGTGGCTATTGTTGGCGGTTCCAAAGTATCCACCAAGTTGAGCGTACTGGATGCACTGTCCAAAATCGCCGATATTCTGGTGGTGGGTGGCGGTATCTCCAACACTTTCGTCGCCGCGGCTGGCAATGAAGTGGGCAACTCACTCTACGAGAAAGACCTGATTCCTGAAGCCCAGCGTCTGTGCAAAACAACCGAAGTGGTTTACGCCACCGATGTGCGCGTCACCAAAGAAGGCTTTAAAGAGTGGAACCACAACTCTGTAGCCGTGGCCAAGAAAGCCAATGAAATTGAAGCCGATGAAGAGATTATCGACTACGGCCCGGAAACCGCAGCGCGTGTAGCCGAGATCATCAAAAACGCCAAAACCGTTCTCTGGAACGGCCCTTGTGGCGTGTTTGAGTTTGATGCCTTCGCCCAGGGTACGGAAACCATTTCCCGTGCCATTGCCGAGAGCGATGCCTTCTCTGTCGCCGGTGGTGGCGATACCCTGGCGGCGATCGACAAGTGGCATTTGGCCGATAAAATCTCCTACGTATCAACCGGTGGCGGTGCGTTCCTCGAGTTTGTGGAAGGCAAAGTACTGCCCGCGGTAGCGATTCTGGAAGAGCGTGCCAAGGGTTAA